The stretch of DNA ACCTGATCATGGCTGCTATTGTTGCTACCCTTTTGATCTCCAATATTTTAAGGATGTTCTATTTTACGATTATCAAAGACAAATCGGTCAGGGTTCCATTTTATGCATATTTTACCGAAGCATGGCAGTTGATTTTTAACTTTGTTTCACAGCCCAAATTTTCAAAGTGCGACAAAAAAAGCTACTGGTTAGGGCATTTTCTCCTGATGTCGGGATATACCATTATGTTTATTGTCATTGTTGGCTTATTGCCCCGGTTCCAGATTGAAGAAGTCAAACCCTGGTACAACTGGCAGCGGATTCTCGGATATTATGCCACCTTTGGCCTACTGTTTTTCATAGTTTACAGCATTATTGGCCGCATCCGGAAAAAGGAAATTAAATTTAAATTTTCACATGAAACCGACTGGCTGTTTCTCATCATGCTCGGATTAACCACCATCACAGGTATTCTGATCCACTTTTTCAGAATAGGAGGCTTACCCGGAGCCACTTACATCCTTTACGTTATACATCTGGCTGTTCTGGTACCTATGATTATCATTGAAGTACCTTTTTCAAAATGGTCGCATCTGGCCTACAGGCCTTTTGCTGTATATTTTTCAAAACTGAAAAAAGCCTGGTATAAAAAACAAAATCATCTTGAAGTATCTGTTGCAGCTTAAAAATAAATGATTATGAACGATATAAGAATAGGCGTATATGTCTGCTGGTGTGGAACCAACATCGCTAAAATGGTGGATGTTGAAAAAATTTCCGAAGAACTGGCAACCCTTCCCAATGTTGTGATTGCTAAAAACTACAAATACATGTGTTCCGATCCCGGACAGGATTTAATCATTCAGGATATAAAGGAGCATAAACTGAACAGGGTGGTGGTGGCTGCCTGTTCTCCCCGTATTCATGAACTTACGTTCAGAAAAGCGCTTGAACATGCCGGATTAAACCCATATATGTTTGAAATGGCCAACATCAGAGAACAGGTCTCATGGGTTCATACCGACCGGACGGAAGCTACTAAAAAAGCAAAATCTCTTGTTGCCGCTGCCATCAACAGGGTTAATTATCATGAAGCCCTTGACAAGCGCAAAGTCGAAATTGACCCCTCTACGCTTGTTATTGGAGGTGGAATTTCCGGAATGACTGCTGCACTCGAACTTGCCGGTGCCGGCAAAGATGTTTTTTTGATCGAAAAATCAAAGGAGCTTGGAGGTTATGCCGCCAGACTCGACCTGACATTTCCATATTTTTACAGTGCTTCTCAAATGATAAGGCCTGTTATCAATAAAGTGTTGCATCATGAACATATTAAAGTTTTCACTGAGGCTGAAATTGAAGAAATATTCGGGTATATCGGCAGCTATCAGGCTAAAATAAGGCAAAACGGCAGTAGCATCGAGCTGAAGTTTGGAAATATCATTGTTGCAACCGGCTTGAAACCCTTTAATCCCTCTGTAATAAATGAATATGGATATGGCAGACTACCGGATGTAATTACCTCCCTTGAATTTGAAGAAATGCTTAAAAATGGAAGGATTCTGACAAAAGAGGGAAAAATTCCCGGGAGTGTGGCCATCATACATTGTGTCGGAAGCAGAAATAAAAACTATCATGACTATTGTTCCCGAACCTGTTGCAATACAGCCCTCAAATATGCCAATCAGATCAAATCAGCTTTACCCGAAACCCATGTATATCAGCTTTATGCCGATATGCGTGCTTTTGGAAAAGGCTGTGAAGAGCTTTACGCAAAAACTTCACGTAAAAACGTCATTTTCATGATGTTCGACCAGAGGGGAAAACTGCCTGAAGTCAGAAAGGCTGGGGAAAATGATGGATGCAATCTCCTGATAAATTTTCATGAGCTTTTGTCATCTTCTGACGTGGAAGTGCCGGTTGATCTGGTAGTTTTGATGACTGCTATGGAAGCCCATGAAAATGCCAGAGATATTGCCCGTGCTGCCGGAATCAGCATGTGTGGCAATGAGTTTTACATTGAAAAACATCCGAAACTTGACCCGGTAGCCACAACTACGGATGGAGTTTATATTGTAGGCACCTGCCAGAGCCCGAAAGATATTCCCGATTCGGTTTCGCAGGCTAAAGCTGCTGCTGCCCGCATTTTAGCCACTATCAGTAAGGGAGAGGTCGAGGTGGAAGTAACAACGGCTGTGGTCAATGAAGATATTTGCTGTGGGTGTCAGACCTGTGTAAAAGTATGTCCTTATTCTGCCATCAGTTATATCGAAGAAAGAAATGTATCACATGTCAATGAAATACTTTGTAAGGGATGCGGAACATGCGGCTCTGCCTGTCCGAGTGGTGCTATCCGTTGCCGGCATTTTACCGACCGTCAGATTCTTTCTCAGATAGAAGGACTTATGGAAATGATTTTATTGGAAGAAGAAAATTAAAGATAAAAACATGAGCTATAAACCAAAAATTGTTGCTTTTTTATGTAACTGGTGTTCCTATACAGGCGCTGATCTGGCGGGTACTTCCAGAATGAAATATGCTCCTAATATCCGCATTATCAGAGTGATGTGTTCAGGTAGGGTAGAACCCACCTTTGTACTGAAGTCGTTTCGTGAAGGAGCCGATGGTGTCATGATTCTCGGTTGCCATCCGGGCGATTGTCATTACCATGAAGGTAATTATAAATGCCTCAGAAGATACCATTTGCTTAAAAAATTTCTTCTTCAGATGGGTCTTGAGGATGAAAGATTACGGCTCGAGTGGATAAGTGCCAGTGAAGGAAAACAATTTGCCGAACTGGTAGATGAGTTTACATCTCAGATTACAGCTCTCGGCCCTTGTAAAGTAAAAGAA from Sphingobacteriales bacterium encodes:
- a CDS encoding 4Fe-4S dicluster domain-containing protein — its product is MTYRIDPNLKTDLKKYGAKDWNECFHCGNCTAICPLTENNFLFPRKSIRQAQMGLKQKLSANLDPWLCYFCGECSTTCPRNANPGEIMMTLRRYLTSVYDWTGLSKRFYTSKVWEISFIVVFFVLIVAAFGIFLPPAADIFSNPSNYVDPNSGGVLINSLVPGLSNIQFVKVIETGDLIMAAIVATLLISNILRMFYFTIIKDKSVRVPFYAYFTEAWQLIFNFVSQPKFSKCDKKSYWLGHFLLMSGYTIMFIVIVGLLPRFQIEEVKPWYNWQRILGYYATFGLLFFIVYSIIGRIRKKEIKFKFSHETDWLFLIMLGLTTITGILIHFFRIGGLPGATYILYVIHLAVLVPMIIIEVPFSKWSHLAYRPFAVYFSKLKKAWYKKQNHLEVSVAA
- a CDS encoding CoB--CoM heterodisulfide reductase iron-sulfur subunit A family protein, with translation MNDIRIGVYVCWCGTNIAKMVDVEKISEELATLPNVVIAKNYKYMCSDPGQDLIIQDIKEHKLNRVVVAACSPRIHELTFRKALEHAGLNPYMFEMANIREQVSWVHTDRTEATKKAKSLVAAAINRVNYHEALDKRKVEIDPSTLVIGGGISGMTAALELAGAGKDVFLIEKSKELGGYAARLDLTFPYFYSASQMIRPVINKVLHHEHIKVFTEAEIEEIFGYIGSYQAKIRQNGSSIELKFGNIIVATGLKPFNPSVINEYGYGRLPDVITSLEFEEMLKNGRILTKEGKIPGSVAIIHCVGSRNKNYHDYCSRTCCNTALKYANQIKSALPETHVYQLYADMRAFGKGCEELYAKTSRKNVIFMMFDQRGKLPEVRKAGENDGCNLLINFHELLSSSDVEVPVDLVVLMTAMEAHENARDIARAAGISMCGNEFYIEKHPKLDPVATTTDGVYIVGTCQSPKDIPDSVSQAKAAAARILATISKGEVEVEVTTAVVNEDICCGCQTCVKVCPYSAISYIEERNVSHVNEILCKGCGTCGSACPSGAIRCRHFTDRQILSQIEGLMEMILLEEEN
- a CDS encoding hydrogenase iron-sulfur subunit; protein product: MSYKPKIVAFLCNWCSYTGADLAGTSRMKYAPNIRIIRVMCSGRVEPTFVLKSFREGADGVMILGCHPGDCHYHEGNYKCLRRYHLLKKFLLQMGLEDERLRLEWISASEGKQFAELVDEFTSQITALGPCKVKETVETIL